Within the Bacillus pumilus genome, the region CAACCAGACGGCAAAGAAACAGGAAAGAGAATCGATTTAAATAAAAACTTCCGCAGCCGTTCAGATGTTTTAGATAGTACGAACTTTTTGTTCAAGCAGCTGATGGGGGAAACAGTTGGAGAAATTGAATATGATGAACAAGCTGAATTAAAGCTTGGAGCGAGTTATCCAGAAAGCAAAGATACAACGACAGAAATGCTTCTTGTCCACTTAGATCAGCAGGAAGCAGAAACGGGCGAAGAGCGAGAAGAGCTCGAGACCGTCCAATTTGAAGCGAGAATCATTGCTAAAAAAATAAAAGAATTAGTTGAGCAGCCATTTCAAGTGTACGATGCAAAGCAGCAAATGACCCGGAACTTGCAGTATCGAGACATTGTCATTTTACTTCGGTCTATGCCGTGGGCTCCGCAAATGATGGAGGAATTAAAGAAGCAGGGAATCCCCGTATATGCGAATCTTTCCTCTGGTTATTTTGAAGCAACAGAGGTGTCTGTCATCCTTTCTTTGTTAAAAGTGATCGATAATCCATATCAGGATATCCCGCTTGCTGCTGTTTTAAGATCACCTCTTGTTCATTTAGATGAAAATGAGTTGGCACTGATTCGGACGAGTGATAAAAAAGGCACGTATTATGATGCTGTAAAGGCCTTTATGAGTGTGACTCATTCTGATCATCCTACATGCAAAAAGCTAGAGCGATTTTTCCAATTACTGCGCAAATGGCGTGATTTCTCCATCAATCATTCGGTGGCAGAATTAATTTGGGAAGTCTACCGCGATACACAGTATCTTGATTATGTTGGCGGAATGCCTGGAGGTAAGCAGCGGCAAGCGAATCTTCGTGCCCTTTATGACCGGGCCAAGCAGTACGAAAAAGCTGCCTTTAGAGGGCTATTCCGATTCCTTCGTTTTATTGAAAGAATGCAGGAGCGTGGGGACGATCTTGGTGCGGCAAAAACGTTCAGTGAAACAGAGGACGTTGTGCGCATGATGACGATTCATAGTAGTAAAGGATTAGAATTCCCAGTCGTCTTTACCGTAGGACTTGGCAGAAACTTTAATATGATGGACTTAAACCAGTCTTATTTACTTGATAAAGAACTAGGCTTTGGAAGCAAGTATATCCATCCTGAGCTGAGAATTAGTTATGCGACTTTACCACTTGTGGCGATGAAAAAAAAGATGAGAAAAGAGTTGTTATCTGAAGAGCTTAGAGTGCTTTATGTGGCGCTCACAAGGGCTAAAGAAAAATTATTTCTCGTCGGCTCTGTCAAAAATCAGGTGAAAGCATTAAGCAAATGGCAAAATGCCGCAACCGGAGAAGAGTGGCTGCTCCCAGATTTTGAACGGTATCAATCGAAAACATACTTAGATTTCATTGGACCTGCCCTCATCCGTCATCAAGCGATGTCATCTGTTTTAGAAGAAACAGGGGATGTTGTTCTTTCGCATCCGTCTACATTCACTATCTCATTTACGCAAGCTTCTGATCTTTTAAAGGAAGATATGTCACTTGAAAAGAAAGAGCAAGACGAGATTGTACAAGCATTGATGGATGGTCTACCTGTTGAAGGATATGGCGATGCTGATGAGAAGGTGGCAGAGAGGCTCTCGTGGAAATATCCGTATCTAGCGGCCTCACAAGTCGGCACAAAGCAGTCTGTTTCCGAGATAAAAAGAATGAAAGAAATACAGGATGAGTACAGTGTTCCTTCTTCTATTCGAAAAGCTCGTGCAACGTTGTATGACCGGCCGGCTTTCATGAAGAAAAAAACACTCACTGCCGCAGAACAAGGCACCGCCATGCATACAGTGATGCAGCATATCCCGCTTCCTTCTGAGGAGCCCTATGATGAGTCACGTATAGGACACTTGCTCGATTCTTTACAACAGCGAGACCTGCTAACAGATGAGCAGGTTCAGTCAATTAATCAAGAGGGAATCGCTGCTTTCTTCTCTACTTCAATTGGTCAAAAACTGCTAAAAGCGGACTGGGTGAAACGAGAGGTGTCATTTAGTATGGTGTTACCTGTTAAGGAGGTATACAGTCATATTGATACTGAGGGAGAGCCTGTTCTAATTCAAGGAATGATTGACTGTTTATTTGAAACAGATGGAAAGCTATATTTACTAGATTATAAAACTGATAGAGTTCAAGGCAGATATACAGGTGGAATTGACGCTGCTGTACCAATCTTGAAAAAGCGTTATGAAACCCAAATCGCGTTATATGCAAAAGCGGTAGAGCGTTTGACAAACAGAACATTAGAGGAGAAAATTCTTTATTTCTTCGATGGAAATGTAGAGATATCTTTATAAATGTATCGGAATGAGAGGTGAATCACATGAGGATTCTGCATACAGCGGATTGGCATTTAGGGAAAACCCTTGAAGGCCGAAGCCGGCTTGATGAGCAAGCACAGTTTTTAGATGAACTGTATCAAATCGTGAAAGACGAGCACATTGATGTCATTGTGATGGCTGGTGATGCCTTTGATACAGTGAATCCGCCTGCTAGAGCAGAGCAGCTTTTTTATGAAAGCCTATCTGCCTTATCTGATAAAGGAAAACGACAGGTAGTAGTCATTTCAGGAAACCACGATAATCCGGATCGCTTATCAGCTGCATCGCCTTTAACAAATGATCAAGGGATTCATTTAATTGGATATCCGACTAATGACATCATTCGAGTCGATGTTCCTTCTGCGGATGAACGTTTATCCATTGCGGCACTCGCTTATCCGTCTGAGGCGAGGCTGAATGAGGTACTGGCTGAAACATTTGAAGAGAAATTGCTTCGTGATCATTACAATTTAAAGATTCAACAAGCGTTTCAACATTTAAGTACTCAATTTCAACCGGATACGGTGAATATCGCAACAAGCCACATTTATGTGGCTGGAGGAAGTCAAACAGATTCAGAAAGACCGATTGAAGTAGGCGGCGCATATACCGTTGCGGCTGAAAGTCTGCCAGAATCCGCTTGCTATGTTGCACTTGGTCATTTGCACAGGCCGCAAACGATCAAACGTGCCAAAACGATTGCTCGTTATTCTGGATCACCACTTGCTTATAGCTTTTCTGAATCAGGCTATGCCAAATCAGTCACAATTGTAGAGGCAAAACCGAATGAAAAAGCAAGCTGGAAAGAAGTGTTTTTATCGAGCGGAAAGCCACTTATGAAATGGAAGGCGACTGAGGGACTGAGTCAAGTGTACGAGTGGTTGGATGAAAAACGGGATCTTCAGGCATGGATTGATCTAGAGATTCATTTAACAGATCAGCTCTCTATTGAAGAAATCCATCAGCTCCGAAAGCAGCATAGTGGGTTTGTTCATATTCGTCCAAAATTCAAAGAACTACAGCAAATAGAAGAGCAAAAGCAAGTGGAAAAACTCTCGATCGAAGAGAGGTTCGTGAAGTTTTATGAGCGCCAGACAGGTGGCGGTTTGCCTGATGAAAAAACAGTCAAACTGTTTTTAGAGCTAGCCAATGATATGCAAGAGGAGGAAGCGACTTGAAGCCGATTACGCTGACCATTAAAGGACTTCATAGCTTCAGAGAAGAACAAACAATCGACTTTAGCTCTTTATGTGATGCGGGTGTGTTTGGCATATTTGGACCGACTGGAAGTGGAAAGTCGTCCATTTTAGACGCCATGACCCTAGCACTCTATGGAAAAGTGGAGCGTGCGTTAAATAATACACATGGTATTTTGAACCAAGCGGAAGAAAAGCTGTCGGTTTCCTTTACATTTGCTTTGCAAAAGGAACACCACATTTCTTATAAAGTCGAACGTGCTTTCAAACGAGCGGATGAAATGAAAGTCAGAACGACTTTATGCCGCCTAATTGAAATCGGTGATACGCAGACAGTTCTCGCAGATAAAGCGAGTGAGGTGAATCGTAAAGTAGAAGAACTACTCGGATTAACCATTGATGATTTTACCCGTGCGGTTGTTTTACCACAAGGGAAGTTTGCAGAATTTCTCTCCTTAAAAGGGGCAGACAGACGTCAAATGCTTCAGCGTTTGTTCAATTTGGAAAAGTATGGGGATCAACTCGTCAAGCGTTTGCGTGCAAAGGCTCAAAAACATTATGGGCAAAAAAATGAACTGCTGGCTGAACTGAATGGTCTAGGAGAAGCTGGTCCAGAGGCGCTGGCGAAAGCAAAGGAAGCAGCTGAGCAGGCCAAGGCCATTTTTCATGAGAAAAAACAAGCGCGGGACGAAGCGTTCACTGCTTTTACAAAGGCGCAAGCGATCTGGCAGTATCAAAAGGAACAAGAAGCTTACGAGACTGAACAAAACAAGCTGAATTTACTGGCACCTTCAATAGAAGAGAAAAAGAAGAAGCTCCATATCGCAGAGCAGGCAGAGACGCTAAAGCCCTATGCGGATGCATTGACAAAAGCTGAAAAACAGCTTTCACAAGCATCGCAAGAGAAACAGGAAGCAGAAAAGCAGCTGCTGCATCAACGAACGATCTATGATCAAATGGCGCGGGAGTATGAGCAAGCCCGGCAAAAGAAAATAGAGACAGAGCCAGACCTTCTCAAAAAGAAAGAACAGCTGATTCAGCTAAAAGAAATTGAACGTAAAAAAGAGGCAGCTCTTCATGAAAAGACGGGCATAGAGCGCCAAAAAAATGAAAAAGCGCAGCAGCTCCTCCAAAAGAAGGAAGAAGCAGAGAATCTCCAATCTCTATTAGAGCGTGCACTAACGAAACAAACACAACTGAATCATGAGCTGGAGCAGTTACAAGTTTCAGTGAAAGAACGCAAAAGTGTACAGGATGCTTTACGTTTAAGTGAAAATGTGGAAAGAATAAACCTCAGCGTTCAAAAGGAAAAGCAAAAGCTGGACGAGCTGAACAAGCGAGCCTTACAGACTTCAGAAGCATATGAAAAGCTTCAAAAGCAGCAAAACGACCATCATGAAAAAATAGACCAGTCGTTTCAAGCAATTGAACACCTCTATTTTTATGTATGTGAACTCGAACGAGCTCTAACAGAATGGAATCAAAAAGTACAACATCAGAAACTTGAAAAATTAAAACAGCGTGATGCGGTAAGGGCGGCAGAATTAAGAAAAGAATTAGCGGCAGAGCTAGTAGATGGTGAGCCATGTCCTGTTTGTGGGTCGATTCATCACGATCCAAAGGCTTTGGAATCCAATAACCATGACGAAACCGTGGCACAAGTCGATGAAATCATTCAACGGATGGACCAAGAGCTGAAGCAGGCAGAGGCGTATGGAAGAGGTATATATGCCGCAAAGCAGCTCCTCGAAACGCATGCCAATCAATTAGTGAAACAATTTTCTT harbors:
- the addA gene encoding helicase-exonuclease AddAB subunit AddA produces the protein MQIPKPNNSTWTDDQWEAIVSEGQDILVAAAAGSGKTAVLVERLIRKMTRPEHPVDVDRLLVVTFTNASAAEMKHRITEALEKELAKNPGSLHMRRQLSLMNRANISTLHSFCLQVLRTFYYEIDLDPGFRLADQTEGELLGDEVLDELFEDEYKAGKPSFFELVDRYTSDRHDLDLQWLVKRIYDFSRSHPSPEQWMRAFLSLYDVDAQTKVEELPFYPYIKEDLSLVLRSCQELLERALSLSKEPGGPAPRAENFIDDLEQVNELIRHQDDFEKLYELLPNVNFKRLKTCKGDEYDPVLLEKATDARNQAKKQLEKLKDEYFMRSPAQHLKSLAEMKPIVETLVELVIQFGERFERAKQEKSIVDFSDLEHYCLRILAEQDAEGHLIETEAAKYYQQQFEEVLVDEYQDTNLVQETILKLVSKGEHSSEGNLFMVGDVKQSIYRFRLAEPMLFLNKYKHFQPDGKETGKRIDLNKNFRSRSDVLDSTNFLFKQLMGETVGEIEYDEQAELKLGASYPESKDTTTEMLLVHLDQQEAETGEEREELETVQFEARIIAKKIKELVEQPFQVYDAKQQMTRNLQYRDIVILLRSMPWAPQMMEELKKQGIPVYANLSSGYFEATEVSVILSLLKVIDNPYQDIPLAAVLRSPLVHLDENELALIRTSDKKGTYYDAVKAFMSVTHSDHPTCKKLERFFQLLRKWRDFSINHSVAELIWEVYRDTQYLDYVGGMPGGKQRQANLRALYDRAKQYEKAAFRGLFRFLRFIERMQERGDDLGAAKTFSETEDVVRMMTIHSSKGLEFPVVFTVGLGRNFNMMDLNQSYLLDKELGFGSKYIHPELRISYATLPLVAMKKKMRKELLSEELRVLYVALTRAKEKLFLVGSVKNQVKALSKWQNAATGEEWLLPDFERYQSKTYLDFIGPALIRHQAMSSVLEETGDVVLSHPSTFTISFTQASDLLKEDMSLEKKEQDEIVQALMDGLPVEGYGDADEKVAERLSWKYPYLAASQVGTKQSVSEIKRMKEIQDEYSVPSSIRKARATLYDRPAFMKKKTLTAAEQGTAMHTVMQHIPLPSEEPYDESRIGHLLDSLQQRDLLTDEQVQSINQEGIAAFFSTSIGQKLLKADWVKREVSFSMVLPVKEVYSHIDTEGEPVLIQGMIDCLFETDGKLYLLDYKTDRVQGRYTGGIDAAVPILKKRYETQIALYAKAVERLTNRTLEEKILYFFDGNVEISL
- the sbcD gene encoding exonuclease subunit SbcD encodes the protein MRILHTADWHLGKTLEGRSRLDEQAQFLDELYQIVKDEHIDVIVMAGDAFDTVNPPARAEQLFYESLSALSDKGKRQVVVISGNHDNPDRLSAASPLTNDQGIHLIGYPTNDIIRVDVPSADERLSIAALAYPSEARLNEVLAETFEEKLLRDHYNLKIQQAFQHLSTQFQPDTVNIATSHIYVAGGSQTDSERPIEVGGAYTVAAESLPESACYVALGHLHRPQTIKRAKTIARYSGSPLAYSFSESGYAKSVTIVEAKPNEKASWKEVFLSSGKPLMKWKATEGLSQVYEWLDEKRDLQAWIDLEIHLTDQLSIEEIHQLRKQHSGFVHIRPKFKELQQIEEQKQVEKLSIEERFVKFYERQTGGGLPDEKTVKLFLELANDMQEEEAT
- a CDS encoding AAA family ATPase yields the protein MKPITLTIKGLHSFREEQTIDFSSLCDAGVFGIFGPTGSGKSSILDAMTLALYGKVERALNNTHGILNQAEEKLSVSFTFALQKEHHISYKVERAFKRADEMKVRTTLCRLIEIGDTQTVLADKASEVNRKVEELLGLTIDDFTRAVVLPQGKFAEFLSLKGADRRQMLQRLFNLEKYGDQLVKRLRAKAQKHYGQKNELLAELNGLGEAGPEALAKAKEAAEQAKAIFHEKKQARDEAFTAFTKAQAIWQYQKEQEAYETEQNKLNLLAPSIEEKKKKLHIAEQAETLKPYADALTKAEKQLSQASQEKQEAEKQLLHQRTIYDQMAREYEQARQKKIETEPDLLKKKEQLIQLKEIERKKEAALHEKTGIERQKNEKAQQLLQKKEEAENLQSLLERALTKQTQLNHELEQLQVSVKERKSVQDALRLSENVERINLSVQKEKQKLDELNKRALQTSEAYEKLQKQQNDHHEKIDQSFQAIEHLYFYVCELERALTEWNQKVQHQKLEKLKQRDAVRAAELRKELAAELVDGEPCPVCGSIHHDPKALESNNHDETVAQVDEIIQRMDQELKQAEAYGRGIYAAKQLLETHANQLVKQFSFLSQKAPEAEVAAAVETVQNSHSLQGLMQEWKGVKQDIQEVEQKRARLMDETHNQATEMSKIKEQMTFEQQRIKELEVLIKELHAELSEQTTQFEQTFPHLTLNQVQDMQKQIDEKDQQAEGYKERIEKSISFLEEKQLAKEQLQTAIYNVEKELDKLAHQLESQQQLIQQYETDLGRYPLKAASISDELIEVEHTLSLLNEKEQQSYKQLQHAQQLFSEAQSHFSSSERQLQEANRRKQEAETSWEKEAESSPFHIPQDIESVSMEQVERQSVKQEIEEFEDKRKECAANLKRISELLKEESLDENQWTDIQHRKDAAEKALEEATAMNGSAHEHLRVIEENHQRFASIHERLEALQQEIDRLDKLQTVFKGNTFVEFLAEEQLESVSRDASARLSMLTRQRYAIEVDSEGGFVMRDDANGGVRRPVSSLSGGETFLTSLALALALSAQIQLRGEFPLQFFFLDEGFGTLDQDLLDTVITALEKLQSHNLAVGVISHVEELKMRLPKKLIVHPADPSGKGTTVSMELM